A stretch of DNA from Carassius auratus strain Wakin chromosome 44, ASM336829v1, whole genome shotgun sequence:
gagagagaaggagagagagagagtgtgtgtgtgtgtgtgagagagagagagagagagagagtgtgtgtgtgtgtgtgtgtgagagagagaaggagagagagtgtgtgtgtgtgtgtgtgtgtgtgtgtgtgtgtgagagagagagagagagagagagagagagagagagagagagtgtgtgatagaaggagagagagagagagagtgtgtgtgtgtgtttgagagtgtgtgagacagagagagagagagtgtgtgtgtgtgagagagacagagagagagagagtgtgtgtgtgtgtgtgtgtgtgtgtgagagagagagagagagagtgtgtgtgtgtgtgtgtgtgtgtgtgtgtgtgtgtgtgtcacgtctctatATATTGATGTGTGTGTTCAGCGGGCAGTGGGCGGTCTCGGGGCAGGAAGCGGTCAGCAGCAGTGGGCGGGCCAGACTCTGGTGGGCGTGGCCGCAGCAGCACACCTGCAGCACAGGTGAGAGAGACAGCTGAAGAATGCCACTGGACTTCTAtaagcacgtgtgtgtgtgtgtgtgtgtgtgtgtgtgtgtgtgtgtgtgtgtgtgtgtgtgacggtgtGTTTGTGTTACAGACGAGAAGGAAAGTGCCAGAGCCTGGAGAAGATGATGATCAGTCAGAGAAGAAGTTCAGGAAGTGTGAGAAATCTGGATGTCCTGCAACGTACCCTATGTGTTTCGCCAGCGCAtctgagaggtgtgtgtgtgtgtgtgtgtgtatatagatgtgtgtgcgcgtgtgtgtatatagatgtgtgtgtatatagatgtgtgtgtgtatagatgtgtgtgtgtatagatgtgtgtgtgtaaagatgtgtgtgtgtatagatgtgtgtgtgtataaatgtgtgtgtgtatagatgagTGTGTATAGATGAGTGTGTATAGATGAGTGTGTatagatgtgtgtatgtgtgtgtgtatatatagatgtgtgttctctgtgtgtgtgtgtgtgtgtgtatagatgtgtgtgtatagatgtgtatatatagatgtgtgtatagatgtgtgtgtgtgtgtatagatgtgtgtgtgtgtgtgtgtgtgtgtgtgtgtgtgtgtagatgtgtgataatgtttgagtgtgtatgtgtgtgtgtgagtgttgaaCTGCTCCGTCTGTGTTCCTCAGGTGTGCTAGAAACGGCTACACGTCGCGCTGGTATCATCTGTCGTGCGGAGAGCACTTCTGTAACGAGTGCTTCGATCATTACTACAGGAGGTGAGTGCTGATGCTAATGAGGCTAATGCTAACTGGGGTGTGCACAAATAGTCAAATGTTCGATCGGTaaaggaagttgtggcctaatgattcagactcgtaatccaaaggtggtgtgtgtgtgtgtgttcaagtcaagtcaccattatttatatagcgctttaaacaaaatattttgcgTCAAAGCAACCAGATAGTAGTtcacgtgtgtgtgagtgtgtgtgtgtgtgtgtgtgtgtgtgagtgtgtgtgtgtgtgtgtgtgtgtgtgtgtgtgtgtgtgcactttggaggggttaaatgcagagcatgaattctgagtacgggtcatctcacctggctgtatgtcacgtcactttgtaattattaattgaaaAGTAAAAACAGAATCCAAGATAAATCCTGAGATAATTCTGCAGTAAGTGTCGCTGTGGAGCGCGTTCATAgaatcaaatatcaaatatcatcTACCTCGTGAAGTTTGGAAAGAGTTTGATTTAAATAATCTTACTaaaaaatgttatgaaatataatgacttttgatcaactgaatcagtgtctggagagagagagcgctgtAAGAAACTCTGCTTACAAGAACACATCATGTAAATTATTGCTGTGTATGATGCCCAATCATAAGCTTGttcagaaatgacaaaaaaaacttcatttatataaacaaatataattttttgtatgaGTCCAAATATTCAAATACAGTATTTATGAGAAATGTCCACCTCTAATGctagccgtgtgtgtgtgtgtgtgtgtgtgtgtgtgctcctgcAGTCATAAAGACGGATACGAGACCTTCTCCTCCTGGAAGAGAGTCTGGACCAGTAATGGGAAGAGCGAGCCCAGCCTCAAAGCCTTCATGGCTGACCAGCAGCTGCCCTACTGGGTGAGACACTAGATAGACAACACTTGACAGTGCACTTCAGAACTAGACAAACTCAGCAGTGATTACACAGAAGAGTGCTGTAGAAGTgtgagctgctgctgctgatgtgctGTGCTCCTCAGGTGCAGTGCACTAAAGCAGACTGTGGGAAATGGCGTCAGCTGAGTAAAGACACACATCTGTCGGCGGCGCTGGCCTCGTCGTATCGCTGCGGGATGAAGCTCAACAGCGTCAAAGTAAGCAGCGCTTCATCGAGCGTCTGATGCTGTGTGTGAGCTGCTCTCACGTCTCTGTGTCTGTGCTCCGCAGGTGGAAGGAAGTGACGCGTGTTCTCAGCCGGAGGACGTGGTAAAACCCTTATCACACACTAAAACACCAGATCATGTCCTGAAGTCACACACAAATGTGTTCCTGACAGACAACATCTACCTAATAATGCTCGACGTGCCTCCATTCATGAGGATTAGTGTTGTGATTAGTTTGATTGCACAACATCAACAGCTGAAGCAGCTTAAACGTGTTGGTTTCACAGTGTGCCTGATGTTCAGAATGGATTATTAACAGCTGTGTGTCACCCATCAGAACCGGTCCAGATGCTCAGCTTCATTCgttcacacacatgcatgaaaAAACATGCATCCTATCCACATGTCATGCTGTAAGCTGATTGGCTGTCTGAGCTGCAGCTGGAGGATCTGattggtggtgtgtgtgtgtgtgtgtgtgtgtgtgtgttcagcgaGTGGCCGGTGTGACGGACAGCTGGTGGCTCTCTATGCTCATCCTGCCGCCGCTGTTTAAGGACAGTCCTGCCAGCCCCTTCCTGTCCTCTTATTACCCCGACTGTGTGGGCATGAGCCCATCGGCCTCGCCTAGCAACCATCCCCCCGGCAACCAGCGGCCCGAGCAACGGCGAGCTGCTCAGCCTCACAGTGAGTCCAGAAGCATCGCTCATGTAACAGATGAACCAGTGCTTTCATAACCCAGTCACATGATCATCACTGAGACACAtgagctgtgtccaaattcagggtctgcatcctccttaggatccttcctacccggttgaaggaggatgggtcctccgacggccgcaaaaaccggaagtcggtgtttgtgaatttggacagcctacccttctttcagttccctcccttaaccgttgctcatatcctgtcgcctagcaaccgtgacagcgccaagcaagacACGAGTGAAGAgatcatcgttctctccccggagctttataaacacttctgtctgctctttcgtccttagaagcgttaaaaacagcttcaatcactaacaaataagctgtgtgtaaggggatattcacacaggcagtaaggaagaagctagtttacaaaagtaaatgttgttgttttttttacatatacacgtacaaatgtaaaaaaaaaaatgcttaacgctaaaacaaaatgcctaactagaaaaccactgaaaatatatatttttgaaaagccagtttttaaaaaaaaatcgaaaataatactcctcccccactccgctaccgctcgcttcgtcctgccgaaaagaattatgggataggtaggacgcgaaaggatccaccacacccatccttccaattcggggaaaaggaggacgcatttgtgggccgcattttaAGGATCctatgaatttggacagccttcgtcgcggcgctgtgacgtaacatccttcaaatgcatcctccgaaggatgtagaccctgaatttggacacagctatgATCGTAACCGAGTCACATGATCGTCACCGAGTCACATGATCGTCACCGAGTCACATGATCGTCACCGAGTCACATGATCGTCACCGAGACACATGATCGTCACCGAGACACATGATCGTAACCGAGTCACATGATCGTCACTGAACCGAGTCACATGATCGTCACCGAGTCACATGATCGTCACCGAGTCACATGATCGTCACCGAGACACATGATCGTCACCGAGACACATGATCGTAACCGAGTCACATGATCGTCACTGAGTCACATGATCGTAACCGAGACACATGATCGTAACCGAGACACATGATCGTCACTGAGTCACATGATCGTAACCGAGTCACATGATCGTAACCGAGTCACATGATCGTAACCGAGTCACATGATCGTAACCGAGTCACATGATCGTCACCGAGTCACATGATCGTCACCGAGACACATGATCGTCACCGAGTCACATGATCGTCACCGAGTCACATGATCGTCACCGAGTCACATGATCGTCACCGAGACACATGATCGTCACCGAGTCACATGATCGTCACCGAGTCACATGATCGTCACCGAGTCACATGATCGTCACCGAGTCACATGATCGTCACCGAGTCACATGATCGTGTCACCGAGTCACATGATCGTCACCGAGACACATGATCGTCACCGAGTCACATGATCGTCACCGAGTCACAAGATCATAACAGAGTCACATGATCAGATTATTGTACACACACTACAGGCAAACCAGTGTTTCTTCACGCAGTGCTCAAAACATCCCAAATACACGTTTAAGTGttcattttattgcactttatctatttgtgaCTGTAGATTTAATCCTCAGTCCGTATCTTTAAAGAGTGTTTTCTCTTTCAAACAGCAAATGTtagttttattcctgtctatatccTGAAGggttgttcatatttcattcacactgatttatgcAACATTATACtcctaaaaacatggtgaaaatgtgtgtgttttctgttgacagtattttctgattgtGAACAGTGAAcgtgatcgtgtgtgtgtgtgtgtgtgtgtgtgtgtgtgtgtgtgtgtgcagtcccCGGGCTCTCGCCCTACTTCCAGCCCTTCTATCAGCCGAACGAGTGTGGGAAAGCCCTGTGTGTCAGACCTGACATGATGGAGCTGGACGAGCTGTACGAGTTCCCCGAGTTCTCCAGAGATCCCACCATGTACCTGGCGCTGAGGAACCTGGTTCTGGCGGCGTGGAGCCGAGACTGTAAGGTGCTGCTGCTCGCTCCTCAgtgacatgtttgtaaatgaagcgTCAGGAGATGTTGGGTCTGTCAGGGCAGGATAAACCCCAGAGGATCTCTCTTTGACCAGCTGTGTGTCTCCGACTGTGCTCTCTGAAGAGCGGCTCTGTGCTGTCTCTGTGCAGGAGGTTCTGACGCTGCAGAAGTGTGCTCCTCACGTGATCGTGCGTGGTCTGGTGCGCGTCCGCTGTGTGCAGGAGCTGGACAGAGTCCTGTACTTCATGAGCAGGAAGGGTCTGATCAACACCGGAGCGCTGCAGATCAAGCGGCCGCTGCTGCTCGAGTCACAGATCAACGTGAGACAAACACAGGCTTTCTGATAGAGAGCAGTGTGCAGCAGTTCAATTAAAACGTCTTGATTGTCATGAACATAATACAACCATGTAAAAAAGCTTCACTCTTCACACTGGATACAGCAGAGGTGTGTGTGGAGTGATGAGATGCTGTctgtctcgtgtgtgtgtgtgtgtgtgtgtgcagaaggtGCTGGTCATCGGTGCAGGTGCTGCGGGGCTCGCTGCTGCTCGACAGCTACAGAACTTCGGCACGcaggtacaacacacacacactcggacacgcgcgcacacacacatacacgcacacacacacacacacacacacagacatacagacacacacacacaaacacacactcacagacacagacatacagacacacacacacacacaaacacacactcacacacacagacatacagacacacacacacaaacacacactcacagacacagacatacagacacacacacacaaacacacactcacagacacagacatacagacacacacacaaacacacatatattgcaCATGGACAGGCTTTACTGAAACACATAATTATGTTTACAGTTGATGAAGAACTCAGGTACTTTATACAAGGATTAAGTTGTACcaatacaaaattaatttttgatcATTATAAAGTCATATGTTGGGAATAAAGTTGTATATTGCGTGAATAAAGTTAATTCATGTAAAAATTCCACCTACTTTGTAAAAACCATCTGTGGCATCCAACCTTTCATTCttcatgtttttaacattaatcaggtcaagtcacctttatttatatagcgctttaaacaaaatacattgcgtaaaagcaactgaacaacattcatttggaaaacagtgtctcaataatgcagaatgatagttaaaggcagttcatcattgaattcagtgatgtcatctctgttcagttaaatagtgtctgtgcattaatttgcaatcaagtcaatgatatcgctgtagatgaagtgaccccaactaagcaagccagaggcgacagcggcaaggaaccgaaactccttcggtgacagaatggagaaaaaaaccttgggagaaaccaggctcagttggggtcagttctcctctgaccagacgaaaccagtagttcaattccagactgcagcaaagtcagattgtgcagaagaatcatctgtttcctgtggtcttgtcctggtgctcctctgagacgaggtctttacaggggatctgtatctggggctctagttgtcctggtctccgctgtctttcagggctgtagaggtcctttctaggtgctgatccaccatctggtctggatacgtactggatccgggtgactgcagtgaccctctgatctggacacagactggatctggtggctacggtgacctcggaacaagagagaaacagacaaatattagcgtagatgccattcttctaatgatgtagcaagtacatcgagtgttatgggaagtgtttacaacccatcacgcaccctaaggtcacaaaacgctggacttttggtcgttcctaggatagcgaagtcctctaaaggaggtagagctttctcacatttggctcccaaactctggaatagccttcctgataatgttcggggttcagacacactctctctgtttaaatctagattaaaaacacatctctttcgccaagcattcaaataatgtatctcttaaattgtgagtgtagttgcatctgatcaaaggtgcttttttattcattagcttgggttaaactaattttactttgttggatcagcagctatgctaatgatgtctgtattttgtttctatgtttcgccacgggatttacgtcttgtattattattattattatttttattttttctaaaatcctgtcaaatgtgcacaaactactagctactactaaatattgtagaaacataattttctgtaaagttgctttgtaacgatttgttttgtaaaaagcgctaaaaaaaaaaagaagtgttcccggttccggtttacctaattaatgcagcctaaaaatcctttaatggatttggatattaaaagcatattagtatgttatgtgtatgccaggttaaagagatgggtctttaatctagatttaaactgcaagagtgtgtctgcctcccgaacaatgttaggtaggttattccagagtttaggcgccaaataggaaaaggatctgccgcccgcagttgattttgatattctaggtattatcaaattgcctgagttttgagaacgtaccggacgtagaggattataatgtaaaaggagctcattcaaatactgaggtgctaaaccattcagggctttataagtaataagcaatattttaaaatctataggatgtttgatagggagccagtgcagtgtggacaggaccgggctaatatggtcatacttcctggttctagtaagaactcttgctgctgcattttggactagctgtagtttgtttactaagcgtgcagaacaaccacccaataaagcattactataatctaaccttgagctcataaatgcatggattaacatttctgcatttgacattgagagcataagccgtaatttagatatatttttgagatggaaaaatgcagttttacaaatgctagaaacgtggctttctaaggaaagattgcgatctagtagcacacctaggttcctaactgatgacgaagaattgacagagcaaccatcaagtcttagacagtgttctaggttattacagcAGAGTTTTTAGATCCTAtaattaacacttctgttttttctgaatttagcagtaagaaattactcggcatccagttttttttatcgactatgcattccattagtttttcaaattggtgtgtttcaccgggctgcgaggaaatatagtgctgcgtatcatcagcataacagtgaaagctaacaccatgtttcctgatgatatctcccaatgataacatataaagcgtgaagagtagcagccctagtactgagccttgaggtactccatactgcacttgtgatcgatatgaatAACATAATGATCTAAAGGTTGAAGTAGCTCCAACTGGGTTAACTGATTGATTTATGACAATAATATAACTTTTTGTTATATTTCTAACTTTTATATTCATCCCAGCTCCCTTCCATCTGTCCTCTGTACAAATAATTACATTCGTTTTTGTGAATAATGAAGAGCCGAACagtctgttttgtgtgtttggtgtgttttgttgtttatggTGTATCTTCTGATTGGTGGGCAGGTGGTGGTTCTGGAGGCCAGGGAGCGAATCGGAGGGAGAGTTTGGGATGATGCATCACTGGGGGTGACAGTGGGGTGCGGAGCTCAGATCGTGAACGGCTGCATCAACAACCCCATTGCCCTGATGTGTgagcaggtaacacacacacacacacacacacacacacacacacatatacacacacacactcacagtcgcTGTGGTTTGGTCTGGTTTTGTGAcgtgtctgttgttgttgttgtgttgagCTGGGTCTGAGGATGCACACTCTGGGCGTCCGCTGCGAGCTCATTCAGGAAGGTGGACGTGTCACTGATCCAGCTCTGGACAAACGCATGGACTTCCACTTCAACGCCGTGCTGGACGCTGTATCCGAGTGGAGGAAAGACAAGTCACAGTCCCAGGATGCACCACTAGGCGGTGAGATGCATGTCATGTGATCTGTACTATCATTAAGATCCAACCACATCATGACATCATTCGTTCATCGATCAGCTGTTCAATGACAGGATTCTTTCTATTGGTTGGGTCACAAAAAAAGTAGTTGTCttcagttgtttatttattttttttattttttacccttGTTATCTTGTGTTGTGGTAAATAGGATAATATGACATTTTACATTACGTTACGTTTTACAATTCTTTATTCCAATTTTGATTCCATAACAAAAAGAACTAGCCTAACAaatataaaggaaaaaatatgattaaaggTAAGTGAACAGTCAGcaaatatgaacaaataaataaaacaagaaatatcaCGAATAAATGCAGAGAAATAAAGATACTAACTAAACAAATGGGGGCTTTAAGTTTTTCAGGATTGTCTGTGTTCAGTTTCAAAAATGGAATAATCAATTGGAAAAtaacactgtataaattaaatttagattaattattaataaaactacaGAAGTCATTAATTCAAGAACAGAGTGAATTAAGCACACCGACAGCATTTGTAAAGTAGTCTGTGTCACTTTAAGACACAAAGCATGGATCAaatatgaagtgaagtgacgtgacgtattgccaagtatagtgaccaatactcagaaccaagtgcacacacacacacaccatgaacacacacccggagcagtgggggCTTCGgttcttgctcaagggtctctcCTTAGTCGTTATATTGAGGGTGAGTTAATCACTCcctcacctacaattcctgccggacctgagactcaaacccaaaacctttgggttacaagtacaactctccaaccattaggccacgactgtataataatacacatccaTTTCTTTCTCAACACTTTGTTCATTTAAAGCATAACCGGCTGGCTATTTGGActtcattttgaatgcatttgtcTGTTCAAGCACAAGAAGATGTGAAGTCAGTTTGGTGTCAGAGACGCGTTTCTCTGTGTGTGCGCTGTGTTAACTAAACCGCACATGAGTCCTGAATGGAGGTATTTCTCGTCCTCTTTCACTTGAATGGTTTAAAATCAATTGAATCTTTAAGTAGACAAGACCTGAAAACTATGAGAAAGTGTTATGTTTCGTGAGGAAGCAGCAGTGACGGATCAGTCCGCTGTGCCGAGCATCATTCACACTGGGCCATCAGACAGTCCTGAGTGTTGAGTCCTGTCAGAGTAAAACTGAAgggagtttgtttgttcatgttgtgTCGGATGTTCAGAGAAGATTCAGGAAGTGTACAAGACGTTCCTGCAGGAGTCTGGACTTCAGTTCACCGACCTGGAGGAGAAAGTTCTGCACTTCCATCTGAGCAACCTGGAATACGCCTGCGGAAGCACACTGGaccgagtgagtgtgtgtgtgtgtgtgagagagagtgagtgagtgagtgagtgagtgagagagagtgagtgtgtgtgtgtgtgtgtgtgtgtgtgtgtgtgtgtgtgtgtgagagagagagtgagtgtgtgtgtgtgtgtgtgtgtgtgtgtgtgtgtgtgagagtgagtgagagagagtgagtgagtgactgtgagtgagtgagtgagtgtgtgtgtgtgtgagagagtgagtgagtgagagagagtgagtgagtgagagagagtgagtgactgtgaatgagtgtgtgtgtgtgtgtgtgtgtgtgtgtgagagagtgagtgagtgagtgagagagagtgagtgagtgactgtgaatgagtgtgtgtgtgtgtgtgtgtgagagagagagtgagtgtgtgtgtgtgtgtgtgagagagtgagtgagtgagagagagtaagtgagtgacagtgagtgagtgagtgagtgagtgtgtgtgtgtgtgtgtgtgtgagagagtgagtgagtgagtgactgtgaatgagtgtgtgtgtgtgtgtgtgtgagagagagtgagtgagtgagtgactgtgagcgagtgagtgagtgtgtgtgtgtgtgagagagtgagtgagtgagagagagtgagtgactgtgaatgtgtgtgtgtgtgtgtgtgtgagagagagtgagtgagtgagtgagagagagtgagtgagtgactgtgaatgagtgtgtgtgtgtgtgtgtgagagagagagtgagtgagtgagagcgagtgagtgactgtgagtgagtgtgtgtgtgtgagagtgagtgagagagagtgagtgagtgacagtgagtgagtgactgtgagcgagtgagtgagtgtgtgtgtgtgagagagtgagtgagtgagagagagtgagtgactgtgaatgtgtgtgtgtgtgtgagagagtgagtgagagagagtgagtgagtgactgtgaatgagtgtgtgtgtgtgtgtgtgtgagagagagtgagtgagtgagagagagtgagtgactgtgagtgagtgtgtgtgtgtgagagtgagtgagtgagagagagtgagtgactgtgagtgagtgagtgagtgagtgagtgagagagagtgagtgactgtgaatgagagtgtgtgtgtgtgtgtgtgtgtgtatgtgagagagtgagtgagtgagtgagagagagtgagtgagtgactgtgaatgagtgtgtgtgtgtgtgtgtgtgagagagagagtgagtgagagagagtgagtgactgtgagtgtgtgtgtgtgagtgagtgagagagagtgagtgagtgactgtgagtgtgtgtgtgtgtgtgtgtgtgtgagagagagagtgagtgagtgagagagagtgagtgagtgagtgagtgtgtgagtgagtgtgtgtgtgtgtgtgtgagagagtgagtgagtgactgtgagtgagtgagtctgtgtgtgtgtgtgtgtgtgtgtgtgtgagagagtaagtgagtgagagagagtgagtgagtgactgtgaatgagtgtgtgtgtgtgtgtgtgtgcgtgtgtgagagagagtgagtgagtgagtgagagagagtgagtgactgtgagtgagtgagtgagtgagtgtgtgtgtgtgtgagagagtgagtgagtgagtgagagagagtgagtgagtgactttgaatgagtgtgtgtgtgtgtgtgtgtgtgtgtgagagagagtgagtgagtgagagagagtgagtgagtgactgtgagtgagtgagtgtgtgtgtgtgtgtgagagagtgagagtgagagactttgtgtgaatgagtgtaagtgactgtgagagtgtgtgtgagtgtgtgtgtgtgtgtatctgagagagtttgtgtgagtgtgagagtgactGAGAGTGTAAGtgactgagagtgtgtgagagtttgtgagagtgagtgtgtgtgtgtgtgtgagtgagagtgagagacgttgtgtgagtgagtgtgtaagtgactgtgagagtgtgtgtgtgagtgtgtgtgtgtatctgagagagtttgtgtgagtgtgagagtgagtgcgagtgactgagagtgagtgtgtgtttgtgtgtatgagaaagtttgtgtgagtgtgtgtgtgtgtgtttgagagagaggagagtgtgagagtgagtgagtgtgtgtgtatgagagagagagtgagtgagtgtgtgtgtgtaagtgactgAGAGTGtctgggtgtgtgtgagagagtttgtgtgtgtgtgtgagtgagtgagagtagGTCTGTGTGTTGAGTGGCATgtttatgtaatgtgtgtgtgtgtgtgtgtgtgtgtgtgtttgtgtgtgtgtgtgtgtgtgtgtgtgtgtgtgtgcaggtgtcgGCATGCTCGTGGGATCATAATGAGTGTTTCGCTCAGTTCTCTGGAGATCACACGTTCCTCACTGATGGATACTCATCTGTCCTGCATAAACTCGCTCAGGGACTGGACATACGGCTCAATACCGCGGTActtcacttcacacacacacacacacacacacctgctgttcTTCACCGGTGTTACACTCAGCTGGGTGTTTGCAGGTGCAGCATGTGGATTATTCTGGAGAGGGAGTGACGGTGATGTCTAGCTGTGGCTCTTGCTGGAGCGCACAGAAGGttcgtctcacacacacacacacacacacacacacacacactgttcttaCACCCCATCCGCTCCTGTGTGGTCTGACGGCTGCTGTGTGTCGCAGGTTCTGGTGACGGTGCCGCTGGCTCTTCTGCAGAAGAACGTCATCAGGTTCAGTCCTCCTCTGCCGGACAGGAAGCTCAAAGCCATCCACAGTCTGGGAGCCGGAGTCATTGAGAAGGTGAGCGAGTGTTCATGCCAGTGTTTGTTAATGTCTCTCGCCCGCTGAAGCGCTCACCGGTCCTCGCTGTGTTTCAGGTGGCGCTCCAGTTCCCCACACGCTTCTGGGACAGTAAAATCCAGGGAGCGGATTATTTCGGCCACATCCCGCCGTGTCCGGAGAAGAGAGGCCTGTTCAGTGTGTTCTACGACATGCGTCCGCAGGTGCGCCGCTTGTTTCTGCACACGCGTGTGCTACAGAACACAGCTTTGTTGTTTGCTTCTGGCGGGTGAAATAAGAGTAACCCTCAGAGAAATGCTGATCTAATT
This window harbors:
- the kdm1b gene encoding lysine-specific histone demethylase 1B: MLADSAGSGRSRGRKRSAAVGGPDSGGRGRSSTPAAQTRRKVPEPGEDDDQSEKKFRKCEKSGCPATYPMCFASASERCARNGYTSRWYHLSCGEHFCNECFDHYYRSHKDGYETFSSWKRVWTSNGKSEPSLKAFMADQQLPYWVQCTKADCGKWRQLSKDTHLSAALASSYRCGMKLNSVKVEGSDACSQPEDVRVAGVTDSWWLSMLILPPLFKDSPASPFLSSYYPDCVGMSPSASPSNHPPGNQRPEQRRAAQPHIPGLSPYFQPFYQPNECGKALCVRPDMMELDELYEFPEFSRDPTMYLALRNLVLAAWSRDCKEVLTLQKCAPHVIVRGLVRVRCVQELDRVLYFMSRKGLINTGALQIKRPLLLESQINKVLVIGAGAAGLAAARQLQNFGTQVVVLEARERIGGRVWDDASLGVTVGCGAQIVNGCINNPIALMCEQLGLRMHTLGVRCELIQEGGRVTDPALDKRMDFHFNAVLDAVSEWRKDKSQSQDAPLGEKIQEVYKTFLQESGLQFTDLEEKVLHFHLSNLEYACGSTLDRVSACSWDHNECFAQFSGDHTFLTDGYSSVLHKLAQGLDIRLNTAVQHVDYSGEGVTVMSSCGSCWSAQKVLVTVPLALLQKNVIRFSPPLPDRKLKAIHSLGAGVIEKVALQFPTRFWDSKIQGADYFGHIPPCPEKRGLFSVFYDMRPQGEECVLMTVVTGEALSLLRGLQDSQVVDLCMSVLRELFQEQEVPDPLRFLVTHWSTDPWAQMSYSFVKTGGSGEAYDIIAEDVQHKLFFAGEATNRHFPQTVTGAYLSGVREASKITAL